A single window of Tautonia marina DNA harbors:
- a CDS encoding endonuclease/exonuclease/phosphatase family protein: MPRRSNARDLQSMLVRLIRRDPRWLIALLVLAGIVFLLDSFQRNPRTQAPVPPASTEGYLFCSWNVENLFDDVDDPKNQDPLDSWFASDPKALEHKHNLLADSLLLMNDGRGPDILALVEVENRRAVELLRQAINRRLPTEWQYTGIAHQDNISGRRIEPAILTRLPLDPSGTRTFPAGRRLLGARITIDDQPLEILVGHWTSRLTDQDGAKRLSYAQEMYATYQEIEKISEKNADVLICGDFNDEPDDESLRLGLRATGDVSSVVAGAGLDQPRLLNLLAGRDPESFGTYRYRNRWQILDHLIVSPGLLEGEGWTVAVETLQTINGPSLQDGRGGPLRFGDQNNPNPRGPSDHFAVCVRLLPPEPEAPEGSQELAMTP, translated from the coding sequence ATGCCCCGTCGTTCGAATGCTCGAGACCTGCAATCCATGCTGGTCAGACTCATTCGACGCGATCCTCGCTGGTTGATCGCTCTCCTGGTCCTTGCGGGGATCGTGTTCCTGCTCGACTCGTTTCAGCGCAATCCCAGAACCCAGGCGCCCGTTCCTCCAGCTTCGACAGAAGGCTATTTGTTCTGTTCCTGGAACGTCGAGAACCTCTTTGACGATGTGGATGATCCCAAGAATCAAGACCCCCTGGACTCCTGGTTCGCGAGCGATCCGAAAGCGCTCGAACACAAGCACAACTTGCTCGCCGATTCACTCCTTTTGATGAATGATGGCCGAGGACCTGACATCCTCGCGCTGGTGGAAGTCGAGAACCGTCGCGCGGTGGAATTGCTTCGCCAGGCGATCAATCGTCGCCTCCCAACCGAATGGCAGTACACCGGGATTGCCCACCAGGACAACATTTCAGGACGGCGCATCGAGCCGGCCATCCTGACGCGGCTTCCTCTCGACCCGAGCGGCACGCGAACCTTCCCCGCCGGGCGTCGCCTTCTTGGGGCCAGAATCACGATCGACGACCAACCACTGGAGATCCTGGTCGGACACTGGACGAGCCGTCTCACCGATCAAGATGGCGCGAAACGCCTCTCGTATGCTCAGGAAATGTATGCGACGTATCAGGAGATCGAAAAGATATCCGAGAAAAATGCGGATGTGCTAATTTGCGGCGATTTTAATGATGAGCCGGATGATGAATCGCTTCGGCTCGGACTTCGGGCGACTGGCGATGTTTCCTCGGTGGTCGCTGGGGCTGGGCTCGATCAACCTCGGTTGCTGAATCTCCTCGCCGGTCGAGATCCGGAATCGTTCGGAACCTATCGATATCGGAACCGCTGGCAGATTCTGGATCATCTTATCGTCTCCCCCGGCCTCCTTGAAGGAGAGGGGTGGACTGTTGCGGTGGAGACCCTGCAAACGATCAACGGGCCATCGCTCCAGGATGGTCGCGGGGGGCCATTGCGATTCGGGGATCAGAATAACCCCAACCCGCGAGGACCCTCCGATCATTTTGCCGTGTGTGTTCGCTTGCTGCCTCCTGAACCGGAAGCGCCGGAGGGGAGCCAGGAGTTGGCGATGACTCCTTGA
- the trpA gene encoding tryptophan synthase subunit alpha has protein sequence MNRIDALFARLRSEGHRALMPFLTAGDPDLSTTAALIREAVRRGAHMIEVGIPYSDPIADGPVIAASYQRALDSGIKLGPIFDMIAALRRGAGGDAVEVPLVTMSSYAIIHRRGVSRYLDEAKAAGIDGLIVPDLPVEEAGPLAELAAERDLRLIQLITPRTPRDRAAAIARTTTGFIYYVSVAGITGERTELPPDLSEAVDWLRTQTELPICIGFGISRPEHIRALAPVADGLIVGSALVRRLADASETPRQELVDRVGAFIEELAGALPS, from the coding sequence ATGAATCGAATCGACGCCTTGTTCGCTCGTCTCCGATCCGAAGGCCATCGAGCGTTGATGCCCTTTCTCACCGCAGGCGATCCCGATCTGTCGACGACCGCGGCCTTGATCCGAGAAGCGGTCCGTCGTGGAGCGCACATGATCGAGGTCGGGATTCCCTACTCCGACCCGATTGCCGATGGACCAGTTATTGCCGCGAGCTATCAGCGGGCGCTCGACTCGGGAATCAAGCTCGGTCCGATCTTCGACATGATCGCCGCTCTGCGTCGAGGCGCTGGAGGAGACGCGGTCGAGGTGCCGCTGGTCACCATGTCGTCGTACGCGATCATTCATCGCCGAGGCGTCAGCCGCTACCTCGACGAGGCGAAGGCCGCGGGAATCGATGGCCTGATCGTGCCCGACCTACCGGTGGAGGAGGCCGGTCCCCTGGCCGAACTGGCGGCCGAACGGGACCTCCGACTCATTCAACTCATCACGCCGCGGACCCCCCGAGACCGCGCCGCCGCAATTGCCCGGACGACAACCGGGTTTATCTATTACGTCTCGGTCGCCGGGATTACGGGGGAGCGGACCGAGTTGCCGCCCGACCTGTCCGAGGCTGTCGACTGGCTTCGCACCCAGACCGAACTGCCCATCTGCATCGGCTTCGGGATTAGTCGCCCCGAACATATCCGGGCCCTGGCTCCGGTTGCCGACGGCTTGATTGTCGGGAGCGCTCTCGTTCGACGCCTTGCCGATGCCTCGGAAACCCCCCGTCAGGAACTCGTCGATCGGGTCGGGGCGTTTATCGAGGAACTGGCGGGCGCGTTGCCGTCCTGA
- a CDS encoding serine/threonine-protein kinase, which yields MNASSASRPLGLVPVSSSTQFQELWELWKRNGQSCSDLVGLVKADLQRRFAQGERPAVAAYLSALPALRDDSNWVLSLLYEEFCLLEEVGEAPSPDSFCDRYEPWRDSLISQLNYHRVISQAAGGMPRLPRFPEPGEYFKTYHLRSILGQGGAARVFLAENEALGRRPSALKISANRGEEPSIMARLKHRNIMEVYSVDFDEETGLRGLDMPYLPGLPLDQILQRMRLTPPEARTAQTLLDAIAPEGHTVNLAQPGWADFPGGSYVDACLWMTANLADALAHAHDRDVLHRDVKPANILISCSDGPQLFDFNLAHDPHTPERAESALRGGTLPYMAPEQLRAFLDPNHWDDVGPSADLYALGLVLRELLIGTRPEAPPANVPLPRTINDLLDVRCAGWPPTRIDNPNVPYALDAIIARCLAFDPSDRYPWAEALAEDLRALLQRQPLIHEHNPSHRERLGFWLYRNRRRLVACATTALILCGGIAVALAGKAIFAPENVAATSVSPKEDHLDLGTLLYERSQRDVFSEQKARDFRSDATTEFRAAIHKNPSTLKAWGVNLRAYHGLALIARDEGDEKTFEQMLARAIGSYEAPGQADVLDLGLDEWMREHRPYVANLYLQKILMANGKFEPLLRKTQIRSKEAQNLAVELRGVLQDVKVALRYAEEASLAMRIDIHWAAAYTYGLILTQATDGDDRDRLTEEFEAIVARALDQIEDEDSQGELNQFTQRFNRLRSELSSWDKRISQLD from the coding sequence ATGAACGCCTCCTCGGCGTCTCGGCCACTTGGTCTTGTGCCGGTTTCTTCCTCCACACAATTCCAGGAACTGTGGGAACTCTGGAAACGCAACGGCCAGTCTTGCTCGGACCTCGTCGGTCTGGTCAAGGCTGACCTCCAGCGGCGTTTTGCTCAGGGAGAGCGGCCGGCCGTGGCCGCTTACCTCAGTGCCTTGCCTGCTCTGCGCGACGACTCGAACTGGGTCCTCAGCCTGTTGTACGAGGAGTTCTGCCTGCTCGAAGAAGTGGGGGAGGCTCCCAGTCCCGACTCGTTCTGCGACCGCTATGAACCGTGGCGTGACTCGCTCATCTCGCAACTGAACTATCATCGGGTCATCAGCCAGGCCGCCGGTGGCATGCCCCGATTGCCCCGTTTCCCCGAGCCCGGCGAGTATTTCAAGACCTATCACTTGCGGTCGATTCTTGGCCAGGGCGGGGCTGCCCGCGTCTTCTTGGCAGAGAACGAGGCACTCGGTCGGCGGCCGAGTGCTCTGAAAATCTCGGCCAATCGGGGGGAAGAACCCTCGATCATGGCTCGACTGAAGCACCGGAACATCATGGAGGTGTATTCGGTCGACTTTGATGAAGAGACCGGTTTGCGCGGCCTCGACATGCCCTACCTGCCCGGGCTGCCGCTCGATCAGATCCTGCAACGGATGCGCCTCACGCCTCCAGAAGCTCGCACCGCCCAGACCCTGCTCGACGCCATCGCTCCCGAAGGCCACACCGTCAATCTGGCTCAACCCGGCTGGGCGGATTTCCCTGGCGGATCCTATGTGGATGCCTGTCTCTGGATGACCGCGAACCTGGCCGATGCGCTGGCTCATGCCCACGATCGTGATGTCCTGCACCGGGATGTGAAGCCCGCCAACATCCTGATTTCCTGTTCCGACGGTCCCCAACTGTTCGACTTCAATCTGGCCCACGATCCGCACACTCCGGAACGCGCCGAAAGTGCCCTCCGGGGCGGAACCCTCCCGTACATGGCTCCCGAGCAGCTCCGAGCCTTCCTTGATCCCAATCACTGGGACGATGTCGGCCCGAGTGCCGACCTCTACGCCCTCGGGCTCGTGCTTCGGGAATTGTTGATCGGCACCCGTCCAGAAGCCCCTCCCGCCAACGTTCCGCTGCCTCGGACCATCAACGATCTGCTGGACGTTCGCTGTGCCGGCTGGCCGCCGACCCGGATCGACAACCCGAACGTGCCTTATGCGCTCGATGCGATCATCGCACGGTGTCTTGCCTTCGACCCGAGCGATCGCTACCCATGGGCCGAAGCGCTTGCGGAAGACTTGCGAGCCCTGCTCCAACGCCAACCCCTGATCCACGAGCACAACCCCAGCCATCGAGAACGCCTGGGATTCTGGCTGTACCGCAATCGACGCAGGTTGGTGGCTTGCGCGACGACAGCCCTGATCCTCTGCGGTGGGATCGCCGTCGCCCTTGCCGGGAAAGCGATCTTTGCTCCCGAGAACGTGGCTGCGACCTCCGTCTCGCCCAAAGAGGACCACCTCGATCTGGGCACGCTTCTCTACGAACGGTCTCAAAGAGACGTCTTTTCCGAACAGAAGGCTCGTGATTTCCGATCGGATGCAACCACCGAATTTCGAGCGGCAATCCACAAAAACCCCTCGACCTTGAAGGCGTGGGGTGTCAACCTGCGTGCCTATCACGGGCTCGCCCTGATCGCCCGAGATGAAGGGGACGAGAAAACGTTCGAGCAAATGCTCGCGCGAGCAATCGGCTCGTACGAGGCCCCGGGCCAGGCTGATGTATTGGACCTCGGACTTGACGAGTGGATGAGGGAACATCGGCCTTATGTCGCGAATCTGTATTTGCAGAAGATCCTCATGGCCAACGGAAAATTTGAACCCTTGCTTCGAAAGACTCAGATTCGTTCCAAGGAGGCCCAGAATCTCGCTGTGGAACTTCGTGGTGTCTTGCAGGATGTCAAGGTCGCGTTGAGATACGCGGAGGAAGCTTCGTTGGCAATGCGAATCGACATCCATTGGGCTGCTGCGTATACGTATGGGTTGATCTTGACTCAGGCAACGGACGGTGATGATCGGGATCGCTTGACTGAGGAGTTCGAAGCCATCGTCGCTCGTGCCCTTGATCAGATCGAGGACGAGGATTCTCAGGGCGAACTCAATCAGTTTACTCAGCGCTTCAATCGGCTTCGGAGTGAACTGTCCTCCTGGGATAAGCGCATAAGTCAGTTGGATTGA
- a CDS encoding HEAT repeat domain-containing protein yields MPLGRGAQMGLGFVGVAGLLTAAGLAMTMAPSGAPVADPDQSVTSETSSTPENPPAQPLTARAGLLAQGDVESLVQANHALRATSESDQGESDSAEPLTEDQLNAWLDDLAGLGSGFRRFGPVDRSRVMELVGVGLDRMTVSPVPDRWIEALTPSAELLTVGLADASPAVRAGAAEVLGRVWAWQPGAPIWPDAERTVATWKNRLHTPLVALLDDPEPGVRLATVIALGKLPIDAMAEPAVARIADDVPAVRMQVLTSFAHRRDVLTDDAVLPLLFDPESPVALAAQFVLKARGLDDDLIGLAKLLYHPRADLRASAISQIERRDDIDPIVWLDRLSRDEDETVRSKAMEALSRLASPDARRRVAEMAASDPSPTIRDAARRVLDDLTADLPPLPGAPDLYPRAN; encoded by the coding sequence ATGCCGCTGGGACGTGGGGCACAGATGGGGCTGGGGTTCGTGGGCGTCGCGGGATTACTGACTGCGGCCGGACTGGCCATGACGATGGCACCTTCGGGCGCTCCGGTGGCCGATCCCGACCAATCGGTCACGTCGGAGACGTCTTCAACTCCCGAGAATCCGCCGGCGCAGCCACTGACGGCGCGGGCCGGTTTGCTCGCGCAGGGTGATGTCGAGTCGTTGGTTCAGGCGAATCATGCCTTACGAGCGACCTCGGAGTCAGACCAGGGCGAATCGGACTCGGCGGAACCGTTGACCGAAGACCAACTGAACGCCTGGCTCGACGACCTGGCGGGTCTGGGGTCGGGCTTCCGTCGGTTTGGGCCGGTTGATCGCAGCCGGGTGATGGAACTGGTCGGTGTCGGGCTCGATCGGATGACCGTCAGCCCGGTTCCCGATCGCTGGATCGAAGCGTTGACCCCCTCGGCGGAGCTGTTGACGGTGGGTCTTGCCGACGCCTCTCCGGCCGTCAGGGCAGGGGCCGCCGAGGTGCTTGGGCGGGTCTGGGCCTGGCAGCCGGGCGCACCGATCTGGCCCGATGCCGAGCGAACCGTCGCCACCTGGAAAAACCGCCTGCACACCCCCTTGGTCGCCTTGCTCGACGACCCGGAACCAGGCGTTCGGCTGGCCACGGTCATTGCCCTGGGCAAGCTGCCGATCGACGCCATGGCCGAACCGGCGGTGGCTCGGATCGCCGACGACGTTCCGGCCGTTCGAATGCAGGTCCTCACCAGTTTTGCTCACCGGCGCGACGTGTTGACCGATGACGCGGTCCTGCCGCTCCTGTTCGATCCCGAGTCTCCGGTCGCACTGGCGGCTCAATTTGTCCTCAAGGCCCGAGGGCTGGACGATGATCTGATCGGCCTGGCCAAGTTGCTCTATCACCCCCGGGCGGATTTGAGGGCATCTGCCATCTCTCAGATTGAACGTCGAGACGACATCGACCCGATTGTCTGGCTCGACCGTCTCTCTCGTGATGAGGATGAAACGGTCCGATCGAAGGCGATGGAAGCGCTGAGCCGACTCGCATCGCCCGATGCCCGTCGTCGCGTCGCGGAGATGGCGGCCTCAGACCCCTCCCCAACGATCCGAGACGCCGCCCGTCGCGTGCTTGACGACCTGACGGCCGACCTGCCGCCGCTTCCCGGTGCACCGGATCTTTATCCCCGAGCCAACTGA
- a CDS encoding SDR family NAD(P)-dependent oxidoreductase yields MAERRVALVTGSAAGIGRAAAWQFAEAGYDVVVNYSRSQTEAEETADGVRSRGTDVRVVRADVGVDQEVRGLIAATQDAFGRLDALVNNAATTHFIAHRDLEALTEDVWDSILQLNVKGLFYACRAAMPLLKQGQGSIVNVASVAGIAGSGSSIPYAASKGAVITMTKSFARAFAPEVRVNAVAPGPVQTRWLADHQNMVEEAMTLTPLKRPATPDDIAEAILYLADRATLTTGQILVIDGGRTM; encoded by the coding sequence ATGGCAGAACGACGAGTCGCATTGGTGACAGGATCAGCGGCAGGAATCGGACGCGCAGCAGCCTGGCAGTTCGCCGAGGCCGGATACGATGTGGTCGTCAACTACTCGCGATCGCAGACCGAAGCCGAGGAAACCGCTGACGGCGTGCGATCGCGGGGAACCGATGTTCGGGTTGTCCGGGCCGATGTGGGAGTCGATCAGGAGGTTCGGGGGCTCATCGCCGCCACGCAAGACGCCTTCGGGCGGCTCGATGCCCTGGTGAATAACGCGGCGACGACGCATTTTATTGCCCATCGGGACCTTGAGGCACTGACCGAGGACGTCTGGGATTCGATCCTGCAGCTTAACGTCAAGGGGCTCTTTTATGCCTGTCGGGCGGCCATGCCCCTGTTGAAGCAAGGGCAAGGCTCGATCGTCAACGTGGCCTCGGTCGCCGGAATCGCCGGCTCGGGCAGCTCAATTCCCTATGCGGCGAGCAAAGGGGCCGTGATCACCATGACCAAGAGCTTCGCCCGAGCCTTCGCGCCGGAGGTTCGGGTCAATGCCGTAGCCCCCGGTCCCGTGCAGACCCGATGGCTGGCCGATCACCAGAACATGGTCGAAGAGGCCATGACCCTCACTCCCTTGAAACGCCCCGCCACCCCCGACGACATCGCCGAGGCGATATTGTACCTGGCCGATCGCGCCACCCTGACAACCGGCCAGATCCTGGTCATCGACGGCGGCAGGACCATGTAA
- a CDS encoding tetratricopeptide repeat protein — protein MNSHRSPWALLLVLALASASMADDVVLVPGSTITAPGGRIRGNVERETPELVRIAGRDVPLDQIDEITYDAPGATFTQARVRENSGDLEQAAELYQQAAGEVKNPLLAQDARFRSASALARRAQVDPSKRDAAIDALTKITTELSSSRHYGPALELLSTLQLDAQNYDAADRALQDLAKLSWASDRAAVLRSQVMVKRGQSEQALQELETLVGRLPEGSPARIRADLARAEALAGLSRFDEAEQVVRSVIDEADPEDASTLAPAYNTLGDCLRAAGKPRDALFAYLNTDILYPSLADEHARSLAAIAQLWRILDRDDRAASVVERLQQEYPNSRHLPAATATAP, from the coding sequence ATGAACTCTCATCGATCTCCCTGGGCCTTGCTGCTCGTCCTGGCCCTGGCAAGTGCCTCGATGGCCGACGACGTGGTGCTTGTGCCCGGCTCGACCATCACCGCTCCCGGAGGCCGGATTCGCGGAAACGTGGAGCGGGAAACTCCGGAACTGGTGCGAATCGCGGGGCGAGATGTTCCGCTCGACCAGATCGACGAGATCACCTACGACGCCCCCGGCGCGACCTTCACGCAGGCCAGGGTGAGGGAAAACAGTGGTGACCTGGAACAGGCCGCCGAGCTGTACCAGCAAGCCGCCGGCGAGGTGAAGAACCCACTCCTCGCGCAAGACGCCCGATTCCGAAGCGCCTCGGCCCTGGCCCGACGCGCTCAAGTCGATCCGTCGAAGCGAGACGCAGCGATCGACGCCCTCACGAAAATCACCACGGAGCTGTCCAGCAGCCGACATTATGGCCCGGCCCTGGAATTGCTCTCGACCCTGCAACTGGACGCCCAGAACTACGACGCCGCAGACCGGGCGCTTCAGGATCTGGCCAAACTTTCCTGGGCCAGCGACCGAGCGGCGGTCCTGAGGTCACAGGTGATGGTCAAGCGAGGGCAGTCGGAACAGGCGCTTCAGGAACTCGAGACCCTGGTCGGCCGATTGCCCGAGGGTAGCCCCGCCCGGATTCGAGCCGATCTGGCTCGGGCCGAGGCCCTGGCCGGTCTCAGCCGCTTTGACGAAGCGGAACAGGTAGTCCGCTCGGTGATCGACGAGGCTGATCCGGAAGACGCCTCGACCCTGGCCCCGGCCTACAATACCCTCGGCGATTGCCTTCGAGCGGCCGGGAAACCCCGAGACGCCCTGTTCGCCTACCTGAACACGGACATCCTTTACCCGAGCCTGGCCGACGAGCATGCCCGGTCTCTCGCCGCCATCGCTCAGCTCTGGCGGATTCTCGATCGAGACGATCGCGCTGCGAGTGTCGTCGAACGCCTCCAGCAGGAGTACCCCAACAGTCGTCACCTGCCGGCCGCCACCGCAACAGCCCCGTAA
- a CDS encoding RNA polymerase sigma factor, giving the protein MHGSSGRSFDGLFARAQTGDKDAWEELFRQCYPKVIRVVRRRLNQPMRSLYDSADFASDVWRSLLAKSDRFDFPNINSLLAFLEKAATQKVIDEHRKLNSQKRDQSRTISLDANLEGFSVGMQVPSTDPTPSQYAVANEGWQRVYERLDETHRRVLEMARQGYSTREISKTVGWEVRQVQRALKKLGDAWLSNERSGS; this is encoded by the coding sequence ATGCATGGCTCGTCAGGGCGGTCGTTTGATGGCCTATTCGCTCGTGCGCAGACGGGAGATAAGGACGCCTGGGAAGAGTTGTTCCGCCAGTGTTACCCCAAGGTCATTCGGGTCGTCCGCAGGCGATTGAATCAGCCGATGCGCTCTCTTTACGATTCGGCCGATTTCGCGAGCGATGTCTGGCGAAGCTTACTGGCCAAATCGGATCGATTCGATTTTCCGAATATCAACTCCTTGCTTGCCTTTCTGGAAAAAGCCGCGACCCAGAAAGTGATCGACGAGCATCGAAAACTGAACAGTCAAAAACGGGATCAGTCTCGGACTATCAGTCTCGACGCAAATCTCGAAGGGTTCTCCGTGGGAATGCAGGTGCCTTCAACCGACCCGACGCCGAGCCAGTACGCCGTGGCCAATGAAGGGTGGCAACGGGTCTACGAACGACTCGACGAAACGCATCGCCGCGTGCTTGAGATGGCTCGACAGGGCTACTCCACCCGGGAAATTTCCAAGACCGTGGGCTGGGAAGTGAGGCAAGTCCAGCGGGCGCTCAAGAAGTTGGGTGATGCCTGGCTCTCGAACGAGAGGTCGGGATCATGA
- a CDS encoding tetratricopeptide repeat protein, whose translation MVRFRRAAVLIAAVLVLASCVCSIAEARQEQAVDAPSSRSLRFLEGLRERGYFDLADEYIASLRADPATPDELKPILAFEEGRNKLREAEVALELERRDLLLDQGRAAFDAFLKNHPSHELAVEAKVQLAQVLYQRGQTAVLKADESEDPTDREAKLAAARAAFAEARRSFDAARSDLEQAYQAFPVAFLDESDPRRAARDEAQRRLIDAILKRALIDYDEAQTYPEGSDDRNRLLDEAITSFKTIYDSYRTWMAGFAARMWQGKSLEEKGDLGAAMGIYNELLTHEDPRLRELQRQVAFFKVIATRKRGEFPLAERLAREWLTASRGDTGSYERLGVQLELARNIDAQLEDNYTAAVARKDELVRDLIGQLSQVVAYASPYKADAVELLTKYRPSGPIDARTLAGLSFDQAMTRAREEMGLRSWENAIALLRAALTKVNPSRDSSRANEARYLLAFNLYSAGRYHEAAVLANFLARRYPSWDSSLAATELGMGALAQAYETLKGRGQEQDLRRLQELADYTIATWPDSSQADVARILQGDIALGQGRYPEAIDAYLSVKTSGRILDAKAKAASAHWKRSLELRKQAPEGTESPEATAEAEKALALLQETYDARIEARVAPTDPDRLSNAADLAEIHLIEGRPGESLKVIGPHTEVLGSASSMSGRTEELYLRLMKLQLQAHIADGQTEAAIEDMRLLEAVESGERLTQLFFSLGRLLETEMEAQRQAGDRARLEASRKTFEQFLEALIERQSNQSYESLQWAGEQMLTLERPDRAIEIFRRVIEEFPDSDRLLRTRLKLSGAHRQAGQFNDAWSVSAKLVAEHPKALDFLMEQCQVLEDWAAVEPGYWNVAIRHWQDLAKRLEGARPRPSEYYECWYHVALCQFNKGSKDAARRTLKSVMALSNTLGSPEIKQNYEQLLRRAGG comes from the coding sequence ATGGTTCGATTTCGTCGCGCCGCGGTTCTGATCGCGGCGGTGCTGGTGCTGGCATCCTGCGTTTGCTCCATCGCCGAGGCTCGTCAGGAACAAGCGGTCGATGCTCCTTCGAGCCGGTCGCTCCGATTTCTCGAAGGCTTGCGCGAGCGTGGGTATTTCGACCTGGCCGACGAGTACATCGCCTCGCTTCGAGCCGATCCCGCAACCCCGGACGAGCTGAAACCGATCCTGGCGTTCGAGGAAGGGCGCAACAAGCTCCGAGAAGCCGAGGTCGCCCTGGAACTGGAACGGCGCGACCTGCTGCTCGACCAGGGCCGGGCCGCGTTCGACGCCTTCCTCAAGAACCATCCCAGCCACGAACTCGCGGTGGAAGCCAAGGTTCAGCTTGCTCAGGTGCTGTACCAACGAGGCCAGACCGCCGTCCTGAAAGCCGACGAGAGCGAGGACCCTACCGACCGCGAGGCGAAACTTGCAGCCGCCCGAGCCGCCTTCGCCGAGGCCCGACGCTCCTTCGACGCCGCCCGAAGCGACCTGGAACAAGCCTACCAGGCTTTTCCGGTCGCCTTTCTCGACGAGTCCGACCCCAGACGAGCGGCCCGAGACGAGGCCCAGCGCCGCCTGATCGACGCGATCCTGAAACGTGCCTTGATCGATTACGACGAAGCACAAACCTATCCCGAAGGGTCAGACGATCGCAACCGCTTGCTCGATGAGGCCATCACTTCGTTCAAAACCATCTACGACTCGTACCGAACCTGGATGGCCGGGTTCGCCGCCCGGATGTGGCAGGGAAAGAGCCTTGAGGAAAAAGGGGACCTCGGGGCGGCAATGGGCATTTATAACGAACTCCTGACCCATGAAGATCCCCGCCTCCGGGAGTTGCAACGTCAGGTTGCTTTCTTCAAGGTGATCGCCACCCGTAAGCGAGGCGAGTTCCCGCTGGCCGAGCGACTCGCTCGGGAATGGTTGACGGCCAGTCGGGGGGATACCGGCTCGTACGAGCGCCTCGGCGTGCAACTGGAGCTGGCTCGCAACATCGACGCCCAGCTGGAAGACAATTACACTGCGGCCGTGGCCCGGAAGGATGAGCTGGTCCGCGATCTCATCGGACAACTGAGCCAGGTGGTCGCCTATGCGTCGCCGTACAAGGCCGACGCCGTGGAGCTCTTGACGAAGTATCGGCCCAGCGGCCCGATCGATGCGCGCACACTTGCCGGCCTGAGCTTCGATCAGGCCATGACCCGAGCCCGAGAGGAGATGGGCCTTCGCTCGTGGGAGAATGCCATCGCCCTGCTCCGCGCCGCCCTGACGAAGGTAAACCCTTCCCGAGATTCGAGCCGGGCAAACGAGGCCCGCTACCTGCTTGCCTTCAATCTTTACTCTGCCGGTCGCTATCACGAGGCGGCGGTGCTGGCCAATTTCCTGGCCAGGCGCTATCCTTCCTGGGATTCGTCGCTGGCAGCCACCGAACTGGGTATGGGAGCCCTGGCCCAGGCGTACGAAACACTCAAGGGACGCGGGCAGGAGCAAGACCTCCGACGTCTTCAAGAGTTGGCCGACTATACCATTGCCACCTGGCCCGACTCGTCGCAGGCCGATGTCGCTCGCATTCTTCAGGGAGACATCGCGCTGGGCCAGGGTCGATACCCTGAGGCGATCGACGCCTACCTGTCGGTGAAGACCTCGGGGCGAATTCTCGACGCCAAGGCCAAGGCCGCCTCCGCCCACTGGAAACGCAGCCTCGAATTGCGGAAGCAGGCCCCCGAAGGGACCGAATCTCCCGAGGCGACCGCCGAGGCGGAGAAGGCCCTCGCCCTGCTGCAGGAAACCTACGACGCTCGCATCGAGGCTCGGGTCGCGCCAACCGATCCGGACCGGCTGAGCAATGCGGCCGATCTGGCCGAGATTCATCTGATCGAAGGTCGTCCCGGCGAATCCCTGAAGGTCATCGGCCCTCACACCGAAGTGCTTGGCTCAGCCTCCTCGATGAGCGGACGGACGGAGGAACTCTATCTCCGCTTGATGAAGCTCCAGCTTCAAGCCCACATCGCCGACGGCCAGACCGAAGCGGCCATTGAGGATATGAGATTGCTTGAAGCGGTGGAGTCGGGCGAACGCTTGACCCAACTGTTTTTCTCGCTCGGCCGGTTGCTCGAAACGGAGATGGAAGCCCAACGCCAGGCCGGAGACCGCGCCAGGCTTGAAGCCAGCCGGAAGACCTTCGAGCAGTTTCTCGAAGCCCTGATCGAACGGCAATCGAACCAGTCGTACGAATCGCTTCAGTGGGCGGGCGAGCAAATGCTCACCCTTGAGCGTCCCGATCGGGCGATCGAGATCTTCCGTCGGGTCATCGAGGAGTTCCCGGACAGTGATCGCCTGCTCCGCACCCGGTTGAAGCTCTCGGGAGCCCATCGGCAGGCCGGGCAGTTCAACGATGCCTGGTCCGTCTCGGCGAAACTGGTGGCCGAGCATCCCAAGGCGCTCGATTTTCTGATGGAACAATGCCAGGTTCTCGAAGACTGGGCCGCGGTCGAGCCGGGCTACTGGAATGTCGCCATCCGGCACTGGCAAGACCTTGCTAAGCGGCTTGAAGGCGCTCGCCCCCGCCCCTCGGAATATTACGAATGCTGGTACCACGTCGCACTCTGCCAGTTCAACAAGGGGAGCAAGGATGCGGCCCGGAGAACGCTTAAGAGTGTCATGGCCCTGTCGAACACGCTCGGTTCTCCCGAGATCAAGCAAAACTATGAGCAGCTTCTCCGCCGAGCCGGCGGATGA